A single Anopheles arabiensis isolate DONGOLA chromosome 2, AaraD3, whole genome shotgun sequence DNA region contains:
- the LOC120895490 gene encoding protein arginine methyltransferase NDUFAF7 homolog, mitochondrial, which yields MNSFRRCSKTLLQTLLNANIAGSGPGRVFTRSQCYKAVNRRAITELKNLRRDPPKEAAGTSDRRTLAEALHGRIRATGPMTVATYMREVLLNPAAGYYSTKENVFGTTGDFITAPEIGQIFGELVAIWCINELQKFNYDGHIQLIELGPGKGTLMHDVLRVFERFGLSKDRVSVHLVEMSSNLQRLQADKLCNGMAYRTPADQSEPHVQEGTASSGINIRWYTDVVEVPKGFSIILANEFFDALPVHVFCKEASEGGVSWKEMLVDINPELKEPSFRFIQSNRATPYSVVFGKRFDGKELLLRDRNRVEVSFETEQIAQDIARRIDGYGGFGLIIDYGHEGDKTDTLRSFKSHQLHDPLQDPGSADLTVDVDFGFLKHFLEQDDKAITLGPVSQGAFLEAMEGSARLKSLLSAAKDEKYRKMLSDGYDELTNPSKMGERFKLLSVFPSTLKEFLKTSNKVVGFDCKK from the exons ATGAATTCTTTTCGTCGCTGTTCAAAAACACTTTTGCAAACCTTGCTAAACGCAAATATTGCTGGCAGCGGCCCGGGTCGTGTATTTACTCGATCACAATGCTACAAAGCTGTTAACAGACGTGCAATAACGGAGCTGAAAAATCTGCGGCGTGATCCACCGAAGGAAGCTGCCGGCACTTCCGACCGAAGAACGTTGGCCGAAGCATTGCACGGCCGGATACGAGCTACCGGGCCAATGACGGTGGCCACTTATATGCGAGAAGTTTTGCTTAACCCAGCGGCTGGATACTACAGTACAAAGGAGAATGTGTTTGGGACAACTGGAGATTTCATCACCGCGCCGGAAATTGGACAAATTTTCGGCGAG CTGGTAGCCATTTGGTGTATAAATGAGTTACAAAAATTTAACTATGATGGCCATATACAGCTCATCGAGCTAGGACCTGGCAAGGGAACGCTGATGCACGATGTGCTGCGCGTATTCGAACGATTCGGGCTGTCAAAAGATCGAGTCAGTGTGCATCTGGTGGAAATGAGCTCCAATTTGCAGCGCCTTCAGGCCGACAAGCTTTGCAACGGGATGGCTTACCGTACACCGGCGGACCAAAGTGAACCTCACGTACAGGAAGGCACTGCCAGCTCCGGTATCAATATTCGATGGTACACAGATGTCGTGGAAGTGCCGAAGGGATTTTCCATCATCCTGGCAAACGAGTTCTTCGATGCGCTGCCAGTGCACGTGTTCTGTAAGGAAGCGAGCGAAGGCGGTGTTTCGTGGAAGGAAATGTTGGTGGATATTAATCCAGAGCTAAAGGAACCGAGCTTTCGCTTCATACAATCGAACAGGGCAACGCCGTACTCAGTAGTGTTTGGGAAGCGATTCGATGGAAAGGAGTTACTTTTGAGGGATCGAAATCGAGTCGAGGTCTCGTTTGAGACGGAACAGATCGCACAGGACATAGCGAGACGCATTGACGGGTATGGGGGATTCGGGCTAATAATCGACTATGGCCATGAAGGTGACAAAACGGATACACTGAgg TCGTTTAAAAGTCATCAACTGCACGATCCGCTGCAAGATCCTGGAAGTGCCGACTTGACGGTTGATGTCGATTTCGGATTCTTGAAACATTTTCTTGAACAAGACGATAAAGCCATAACACTGGGGCCTGTTAGCCAGGGGGCATTTTTGGAAGCGATGGAAGGTTCCGCTCGATTAAAG AGTCTGCTAAGTGCAGCAAAGGACGAGAAGTATCGGAAAATGCTGTCGGACGGTTACGACGAGCTTACCAATCCATCCAAAATGGGAGAGCGCTTCAAGCTGTTATCCGTCTTTCCGTCAACGTTGAAAGAGTTTCTGAAGACTTCAAACAAAGTAGTGGGATTcgattgtaaaaaataa
- the LOC120895491 gene encoding arfaptin-2, with product MYATNMNKSNEKSIHEMLKNTPSMNDSTDVVHTGSEQQTIKHSTTLTLRNVSNHSLSSPTSVSLEDESAYIKNGSSKLDTFRNWSITTYKCTKQIMLEKLGKSTRTVDLELEAQIDQLKETQKKYLSILRLSRAFTSHFYNCMQTQSLLSETFADLAQKSPELQEEFLRNAETQRILTKNGELLLNALNFFISSINTLCNKTIEDTLLTIRQYELARVEYDAYRVDMEQQRTGGSEPQQKYSNDEVQKKYEKCKDQYEKLRSDIVVKMQFLEENRIKVMHKQLLLFHNAIAAYFAGNANGLEKTLQQFNISLKSPNSVTSSWLEQ from the exons ATGTACGCTACAAACATGAACAAATCGAACGAGAAAAGTATACACGAAATGTTGAAAAACACTCCGTCCATGAACGATAGCACTGATGTGGTTCACACCGGTTCTGAGCAGCAAACGATCAAGCACTCGACCACGCTGACCCTGCGAAACGTTAGCAACCACAGTTTATCGTCGCCAACCTCGGTCAGCCTGGAGGACGAGTCGGCGTACATTAAGAACGGCTCCTCGAAGCTCGATACGTTCCGCAACTGGAGCATTACCACGTACAAATGCACCAAACAGATTATGCTGGAGAAGCTGGGCAAATCGACGCGCACGGTCGATCTCGAGCTCGAGGCGCAGATTGACCAGCTGAAGGAGACGCAGAAAAAGTATCTCAGCATATTGCGCCTGTCGCGCGCCTTCACGTCCCACTTTTACAACTGCATGCAAACCCAGAGCCTGCTGTCGGAAACATTCGCCGACCTGGCACAAAAGAGTCCGGAACTGCAGGAGGAGTTTCTGCGGAACGCCGAAACGCAGCGGATCCTGACCAAGAACGGCGAGCTGCTGCTAAATGCGCTGAACTTTTTCATATCGTCCATCAATACACTGTGCAATAAGACGATCGAGGACACGCTACTCACCATTCGCCAGTACGAGCTGGCGCGCGTAGAGTACGACGCTTACCGCGTGGATATGGAGCAGCAGCGAACGGGCGGTAGCGAACCGCAGCAAAAGTATTCGAACGATGAGGTGCAGAAGAAATACGAAAAGTGCAAAGATCAGTACGAAAAGTTGCGCTCGGACATAGTggtaaaaatgcaatttctcGAGGAAAATAGG ATTAAAGTTATGCACAAACAGTTGCTGCTCTTCCACAACGCTATAGCTGCATACTTTGCCGGAAATGCGAACGGACTGGAAAAGACGTTACAACAGTTTAACATTAGC CTAAAGAGCCCAAATTCCGTCACCAGTTCGTGGTTGGAACAATAG
- the LOC120893237 gene encoding uncharacterized protein LOC120893237: protein MTDQESMEEDVLGMLKTRKLKTTSNEDRERIVQAREMGSSVSVIAKSLNIKRTTVYNVLRKYHATMKVEAEPRGKVMEKKISPQIREQIKRWIDEDCSTSLEKITYRILEQFQVRVCRSTVAKEVGDFNYSLKRLHLHGDQKHEGDIVAARQEYANALSAMAANVPDNSVVFIGEEAFKISVRVMRAKPCSGNRAFKIMPEIRIRNVTVLCAMNRFGILHYLTRNRAIDRSVFSAFIEELIVKLRLINIPRAVIIMDDVPTHTSVETKSLFEQGPDELMYLPSQSSFLNPIETLFSSWKQICNRANPNSEEEVIAAIENGQDLITPTDSEGCFQLMWSHVMFETIQN, encoded by the coding sequence AtgaccgatcaggaaagtatgGAGGAAGATGTGCTGGGTATGCTGAAAACAAGGAAGCTGAAAACAACATCCAACGAGGATCGGGAACGCATTGTACAGGCGAGAGAAATGGGCAGCAGCGTTTCCGTGATTGCTAAATCGTTGAACATCAAGAGAACTACAGTGTACAATGTGCTGAGGAAGTATCATGCAACGATGAAAGTGGAGGCAGAACCACGCGGAAAGGTAATGGAGAAAAAGATTTCACCACAGATCCGGGAACAAATCAAACGATGGATTGATGAGGACTGCAGTACATCTTTGGAAAAGATAACGTACCGAATTTTGGAACAATTTCAAGTTAGAGTGTGTCGATCGACGGTGGCAAAAGAAGTAGGGGACTTTAACTACTCATTAAAAAGACTGCATTTGCATGGTGATCAGAAACATGAGGGGGACATTGTGGCAGCTCGCCAGGAATATGCCAATGCATTGTCTGCAATGGCTGCTAACGTACCAGACAATAGCGTCGTTTTCATCGGCGAAGAAGCGTTCAAGATCAGCGTCAGAGTGATGCGAGCCAAACCTTGCTCAGGAAATCGGGCATTTAAAATTATGCCAGAGATACGAATCCGCAACGTAACGGTACTTTGCGCCATGAACCGGTTTGGCATATTGCATTACCTTACCCGTAACAGGGCCATCGATAGAAGCGTATTTAGTGCATTCATAGAAGAATTGATCGTAAAATTACGTTTGATAAACATTCCACGCGCTGTTATCATAATGGATGACGTTCCGACCCATACGAGTGTAGAGACGAAAAGTCTGTTTGAACAGGGCCCAGACGAGCTAATGTACCTACCTTCACAATCCTCATTTTTGAACCCAATCGAAACCCTCTTTAGCAGCTGGAAGCAGATATGCAACCGTGCAAACCCAAACAGCGAAGAAGAGGTTATTGCAGCGATAGAAAATGGCCAGGACCTTATCACACCGACTGATAGCGAGGGATGCTTCCAGCTAATGTGGAGCCACGTTATGTTTGAGACAatacaaaattga
- the LOC120893238 gene encoding uncharacterized protein LOC120893238: MEQTPNGRDASPLEIPFCEHYKPLIVEEIVLADHPAHLHYGKCSVIGTLSCANNVLGSLSLPDLPGAMQLPDGACSVELCLDNYSGIVPRGSQVEVTGILKLRDRTTEITTDAGTLRNMLEAADGIVFKQQYEDMKANCKPYIEVDYIRTISNARELISCNLKFRKLSLLTKMEM, from the exons ATGGAACAAACACCAAACGGCCGAGATGCATCCCCATTAGAGATTCCGTTTTGCGAACATTACAAACCTCTGATTGTCGAGGAAATTGTGCTTGCCGATCATCCTGCTCACCTTCATTATGGGAAATGTTCGGTCATTGGAACGCTTTCCTGTGCCAACAACGTGCTTGGGTCGTTGAGCCTGCCTGACCTGCCGGG TGCGATGCAGCTTCCTGACGGTGCCTGTAGTGTTGAACTTTGTCTGGACAATTACAGTGGAATCGTACCGCGAGGGAGTCAGGTCGAAGTGACCGGCATTCTTAAACTACGCGATAGAACGACGGAAATTACAACGGATGCAGGTACGTTGCGGAACATGTTGGAAGCGGCAGATGGCATCGTCTTTAAACAGCAGTATGAAGATATGAAAGCAAACTGTAAGCCATACATTGAGGTAGATTATATACGCACCATATCGAATGCAAGGGAACTCATTTCATGCAATCTCAAGTTTAGAAAGCTTAGCTTGTTAACCAAAATGGAAATGTAG
- the LOC120893236 gene encoding ATP-dependent RNA helicase dbp2-like isoform X1, whose amino-acid sequence MIRRGGRDSRSAERSSRSFGGGNSSLMRRNDRNGGRVEKRFDRMERNGENLRSIRWDQVKLEAFQKNFFQPASSVLTRSRAEVNQYLDKNEITVYGKDVPAPIMHFHESGFPQYMLDEFQRQAFKEPTFIQAVGWSIAMSGRDMVGIAKTGSGKTLAYILPALVHISNQPRIARGDGPIALVLAPTRELAQQIKQVCDDFGRRMGIYNTCVFGGASKYPQESDLRRGVEIVIATPGRLIDFLERETTNLRRCTYLVLDEADRMLDMGFEPQIRKIISQIRPDRQVLMWSATWPKEIRKLAEEFLRDYIQINIGSLNLAANENILQIIDCCEEYEKENRLFKLLEQISSQNDGKTIIFVETKRKVDKIVNVIRRQGWRADGIHGDKSQKDRDYVLNTFRRSTNGILVATDVASRGLDVDDVKFVINFDFPNNTEDYVHRIGRTGRSTNKGTSYTFFTPANSSKAPDLITVLQDANQYINPELHEYARGSGRYRGSGGGRSRGNMSGGRGMGGRMGGGSRFSDSRSGRPNDGGYRNGSDGRGGSSYPRRDDFGRSDRDHRDGGSRSGASYGATGAARAPNGVGTNGYGASGTPAAYGSDDRGYGGHYGSVSQPQAHYGASGYPAQGSVARRPESDRSRVPASAAIGLPVTPAMPSAIAYAHPGMALSAAPYGAGVGYQYAAPPPTAMPRTDGYPPRGVIPSMATGGM is encoded by the exons AT GATTCGTCGTGGAGGTCGCGACAGCCGCAGCGCTGAAAGGAGTAGCCGCAGTTTCGGAGGTGGCAATTCTAGCTTGATGCGTCGCAACGATCGCAATGGTGGCCGCGTCGAGAAGCGCTTCGATCGCATGGAGCGCAACGGGGAAAACCTGCGCAGCATCCGGTGGGATCAGGTAAAGTTGGAAGCGTTTCAGAAAAATTTCTTCCAACCCGCTAGCAGCGTCCTGACCCGCTCGCGGGCCGAGGTGAACCAGTACCTGGACAAGAACGAGATTACGGTGTACGGGAAGGATGTGCCCGCCCCGATTATGCACTTTCACGAGAGTGGCTTTCCGCAGTACATGCTGGACGAGTTCCAGCGGCAGGCGTTTAAGGAGCCGACCTTCATTCAGGCGGTCGGCTGGTCGATTGCCATGAGTGGTCGCGACATGGTCGGCATTGCCAAGACGGGCAGTGGCAAAACGCTGGCCTACATCTTGCCGGCCCTGGTGCACATCAGCAACCAGCCGCGGATCGCACGGGGCGACGGTCCCATCGCGCTCGTGCTGGCCCCGACGCGTGAGCTGGCCCAGCAGATCAAGCAGGTGTGTGACGATTTCGGGCGTCGCATGGGCATTTATAATACGTGCGTGTTTGGCGGCGCCTCTAAGTACCCGCAGGAGAGCGATCTGCGCCGCGGGGTCGAGATTGTGATTGCCACGCCGGGGcggttgattgattttctCGAGCGCGAAACCACCAATCTGCGTCGCTGCACGTACCTCGTGCTGGACGAGGCCGACCGAATGCTGGACATGGGTTTCGAGCCGCAGATACGTAAGATTATTTCGCAGATCCGCCCCGACCGCCAGGTGCTGATGTGGTCCGCTACCTGGCCCAAGGAGATACGCAAGCTGGCGGAAGAGTTTCTGCGGGATTACATACAGATCAACATCGGTTCGCTGAACCTGGCCGCGAACGAGAACATCCTGCAAATCATCGACTGCTGCGAGGAGTACGAGAAGGAAAATCGGCTGTTCAAATTGTTGGAGCAGATTTCGTCGCAGAACGACGGCAAAACGATCATCTTCGTGGAGACCAAGCGCAAGGTGGACAAGATTGTGAACGTGATCCGCCGGCAGGGTTGGCGGGCGGACGGAATACACGGTGACAAGTCGCAAAAGGATCGCGATTACGTACTGAACACATTCCGCCGCTCGACCAACGGCATCCTGGTCGCCACGGATGTGGCCTCTCGCGGTCTAG ATGTGGACGATGTGAAATTCGTTATCAACTTCGACTTTCCGAACAACACCGAAGATTACGTACATCGTATCGGTAGAACGGGACGATCCACTAACAAGGGAACTTCATATACATTCTTTACTCCGGCCAATTCGTCCAAGGCACCTGATCTCATCACCGTATTGCAGGATGCTAATCAG TACATCAACCCGGAGCTGCATGAATATGCACGTGGCAGTGGTCGTTATCGTggaagtggtggtggtcggtCGCGCGGAAACATGAGCGGTGGTCGTGGCATGGGAGGAAGAATGGGAGGCGGTAGCCGTTTCAGCGATTCGAGATCGGGACGCCCCAATGATGGTGGATACCGCAATGGCAGTGACGGTCGCGGTGGTTCCTCATATCCGCGTCGTGACGATTTTGGTCGGAGCGATCGTGATCATCGAGATGGAGGTTCGCGGTCTGGGGCTAGCTATGGTGCGACTGGAGCGGCACGTGCACCGAACGGTGTGGGAACCAACGGATATGGCGCTAGTGGCACTCCCGCTGCTTACGGAAGCGACGACCGTGGTTACGGAGGGCATTATGGAAGCGTGAGCCAGCCGCAAGCACACTATGGGGCCAGTGGCTACCCCGCCCAAGGATCAGTTGCCCGGCGTCCAGAGTCGGATCGCTCTCGAGTACCGGCCAGTGCTGCCATCGGACTGCCCGTCACTCCCGCAATGCCTAGTGCCATCGCGTATGCTCATCCAGGAATGGCATTGAGCGCTGCGCCGTATGGTGCTGGGGTAGGATATCAGTATGCTGCCCCACCCCCGACAGCCATGCCTCGGACCGACGGTTATCCTCCACGAGGAGTGATCCCTTCGATGGCAACGGGTGGCATGTAA
- the LOC120893236 gene encoding DEAD-box ATP-dependent RNA helicase 20-like isoform X2: MRRNDRNGGRVEKRFDRMERNGENLRSIRWDQVKLEAFQKNFFQPASSVLTRSRAEVNQYLDKNEITVYGKDVPAPIMHFHESGFPQYMLDEFQRQAFKEPTFIQAVGWSIAMSGRDMVGIAKTGSGKTLAYILPALVHISNQPRIARGDGPIALVLAPTRELAQQIKQVCDDFGRRMGIYNTCVFGGASKYPQESDLRRGVEIVIATPGRLIDFLERETTNLRRCTYLVLDEADRMLDMGFEPQIRKIISQIRPDRQVLMWSATWPKEIRKLAEEFLRDYIQINIGSLNLAANENILQIIDCCEEYEKENRLFKLLEQISSQNDGKTIIFVETKRKVDKIVNVIRRQGWRADGIHGDKSQKDRDYVLNTFRRSTNGILVATDVASRGLDVDDVKFVINFDFPNNTEDYVHRIGRTGRSTNKGTSYTFFTPANSSKAPDLITVLQDANQYINPELHEYARGSGRYRGSGGGRSRGNMSGGRGMGGRMGGGSRFSDSRSGRPNDGGYRNGSDGRGGSSYPRRDDFGRSDRDHRDGGSRSGASYGATGAARAPNGVGTNGYGASGTPAAYGSDDRGYGGHYGSVSQPQAHYGASGYPAQGSVARRPESDRSRVPASAAIGLPVTPAMPSAIAYAHPGMALSAAPYGAGVGYQYAAPPPTAMPRTDGYPPRGVIPSMATGGM; encoded by the exons ATGCGTCGCAACGATCGCAATGGTGGCCGCGTCGAGAAGCGCTTCGATCGCATGGAGCGCAACGGGGAAAACCTGCGCAGCATCCGGTGGGATCAGGTAAAGTTGGAAGCGTTTCAGAAAAATTTCTTCCAACCCGCTAGCAGCGTCCTGACCCGCTCGCGGGCCGAGGTGAACCAGTACCTGGACAAGAACGAGATTACGGTGTACGGGAAGGATGTGCCCGCCCCGATTATGCACTTTCACGAGAGTGGCTTTCCGCAGTACATGCTGGACGAGTTCCAGCGGCAGGCGTTTAAGGAGCCGACCTTCATTCAGGCGGTCGGCTGGTCGATTGCCATGAGTGGTCGCGACATGGTCGGCATTGCCAAGACGGGCAGTGGCAAAACGCTGGCCTACATCTTGCCGGCCCTGGTGCACATCAGCAACCAGCCGCGGATCGCACGGGGCGACGGTCCCATCGCGCTCGTGCTGGCCCCGACGCGTGAGCTGGCCCAGCAGATCAAGCAGGTGTGTGACGATTTCGGGCGTCGCATGGGCATTTATAATACGTGCGTGTTTGGCGGCGCCTCTAAGTACCCGCAGGAGAGCGATCTGCGCCGCGGGGTCGAGATTGTGATTGCCACGCCGGGGcggttgattgattttctCGAGCGCGAAACCACCAATCTGCGTCGCTGCACGTACCTCGTGCTGGACGAGGCCGACCGAATGCTGGACATGGGTTTCGAGCCGCAGATACGTAAGATTATTTCGCAGATCCGCCCCGACCGCCAGGTGCTGATGTGGTCCGCTACCTGGCCCAAGGAGATACGCAAGCTGGCGGAAGAGTTTCTGCGGGATTACATACAGATCAACATCGGTTCGCTGAACCTGGCCGCGAACGAGAACATCCTGCAAATCATCGACTGCTGCGAGGAGTACGAGAAGGAAAATCGGCTGTTCAAATTGTTGGAGCAGATTTCGTCGCAGAACGACGGCAAAACGATCATCTTCGTGGAGACCAAGCGCAAGGTGGACAAGATTGTGAACGTGATCCGCCGGCAGGGTTGGCGGGCGGACGGAATACACGGTGACAAGTCGCAAAAGGATCGCGATTACGTACTGAACACATTCCGCCGCTCGACCAACGGCATCCTGGTCGCCACGGATGTGGCCTCTCGCGGTCTAG ATGTGGACGATGTGAAATTCGTTATCAACTTCGACTTTCCGAACAACACCGAAGATTACGTACATCGTATCGGTAGAACGGGACGATCCACTAACAAGGGAACTTCATATACATTCTTTACTCCGGCCAATTCGTCCAAGGCACCTGATCTCATCACCGTATTGCAGGATGCTAATCAG TACATCAACCCGGAGCTGCATGAATATGCACGTGGCAGTGGTCGTTATCGTggaagtggtggtggtcggtCGCGCGGAAACATGAGCGGTGGTCGTGGCATGGGAGGAAGAATGGGAGGCGGTAGCCGTTTCAGCGATTCGAGATCGGGACGCCCCAATGATGGTGGATACCGCAATGGCAGTGACGGTCGCGGTGGTTCCTCATATCCGCGTCGTGACGATTTTGGTCGGAGCGATCGTGATCATCGAGATGGAGGTTCGCGGTCTGGGGCTAGCTATGGTGCGACTGGAGCGGCACGTGCACCGAACGGTGTGGGAACCAACGGATATGGCGCTAGTGGCACTCCCGCTGCTTACGGAAGCGACGACCGTGGTTACGGAGGGCATTATGGAAGCGTGAGCCAGCCGCAAGCACACTATGGGGCCAGTGGCTACCCCGCCCAAGGATCAGTTGCCCGGCGTCCAGAGTCGGATCGCTCTCGAGTACCGGCCAGTGCTGCCATCGGACTGCCCGTCACTCCCGCAATGCCTAGTGCCATCGCGTATGCTCATCCAGGAATGGCATTGAGCGCTGCGCCGTATGGTGCTGGGGTAGGATATCAGTATGCTGCCCCACCCCCGACAGCCATGCCTCGGACCGACGGTTATCCTCCACGAGGAGTGATCCCTTCGATGGCAACGGGTGGCATGTAA
- the LOC120893881 gene encoding leucine-rich repeat-containing protein let-4-like, producing MTCTIRNWSPSEEGTFLLFHIPNETFMLTLINLKANTFNLDTVNRAISYVTEVEIERSSVKKVVMPSAATISRLKLEKTYLSDITLEVGNEWLSFLTITDSRLKSVPGTIVHLVALEMLEISKSSIETVNLNLFSKLTQLRHLNLCDNKILFLHLSDAAGGNFAQLSDLFLSGNLLTTIDLSGFSNMKVLETLDLHSNRIRRVQGAMVSKNLKFLDLSENRIETLDCCEWNITSLNRFKLSSNELVTLPSCLPLTMPNVNYLIFQRNALTDGDSWYSLFTLEGLLQLDISYNRLTKAVFDIVSQSLLVLDLQNNNIKVLSVPAAGKGLKVLASFNSIDTFDIKSLSPNVTFLEMLGNPIDCTFDRARMRIGQEPVCYICNTSQILN from the coding sequence ATGACGTGTACCATAAGGAACTGGTCTCCCAGCGAGGAAGGcacatttttgcttttccacaTCCCGAACGAAACTTTTATGTTGACGCTTATCAATCTTAAAGCCAACACATTCAACCTGGACACTGTGAACAGGGCGATAAGCTATGTAACCGAGGTCGAGATAGAACGATCTTCCGTCAAAAAGGTGGTAATGCCGTCCGCCGCTACCATATCACGTCTGAAGCTCGAAAAAACGTATCTCAGCGATATAACGCTCGAAGTTGGCAATGAATGGTTAAGCTTTCTTACCATTACCGACAGCCGGCTGAAAAGCGTCCCGGGCACCATCGTGCATCTGGTAGCGTTGGAGATGCTCGAAATATCGAAATCATCTATTGAAACGGTCAACTTGAATCTGTTCAGCAAACTAACGCAACTGCGTCATCTGAACCTGTGCGATAACAAAATACTGTTTCTTCATCTGTCCGACGCAGCTGGGGGCAATTTCGCGCAGCTGAGTGACTTGTTTCTCAGTGGCAATCTGCTGACTACGATCGACTTAAGCGGGTTCAGTAATATGAAGGTGTTGGAGACGCTAGATCTCCATAGCAACAGGATCAGGCGAGTGCAAGGGGCGATGGTGTCGAAAAACTTGAAATTTCTCGATTTATCTGAGAATCGTATTGAGACGCTAGACTGTTGCGAATGGAACATTACCAGTTTGAACCGGTTCAAGCTGAGCAGTAATGAATTGGTGACGTTGCCAAGCTGCCTACCGTTGACCATGCCCAACGTAAATTACCTCATATTCCAAAGGAACGCGCTGACCGATGGTGATTCGTGGTACAGCCTTTTTACGCTGGAAGGATTGCTACAGCTAGACATTAGCTACAACCGGCTAACGAAGGCGGTATTCGACATCGTTTCGCAATCATTGTTGGTTCTCGATctgcaaaacaataacattaaaGTCCTGAGTGTTCCAGCGGCGGGCAAAGGTCTGAAGGTTCTGGCATCCTTTAATTCGATCGATACGTTCGATATCAAAAGCCTGTCTCCGAACGTTACGTTCTTGGAAATGTTAGGCAACCCGATCGACTGCACGTTCGATCGAGCACGTATGAGGATTGGACAAGAACCTGTGTGCTACATCTGTAATACATCTCAAatactaaattaa
- the LOC120897232 gene encoding tubulin beta chain-like — protein sequence MREIVVFHLGQCGNRVAENFWEYICHEHCLNTEGQFEGQHYLSLQRINVYFDESPCCNFVPRSIFADLEPSTLNYLRCSRYGSLFSPESFISGKTSAGNNWARGYHTEGAELLDQIEDCTRRMVEGCDCLQGFQLVHSIGGGTGSGLGTLLLENLKDHFPGKITNTFSVIPSPKVSEVVVEPYNSVFALSSMIRSSDETFCLDNEALYDICVNTLRLPVPDLDDLNHLIASAMAGITCSFRYPGQLNSDLRKLLTNMVPYRRLHFFVPGLAPLCARDSECYRQTTVPELVYQLFSTNNLMAACDPQLGTFLTAAAIFRGRLSTRTVEEHMGSVRLKNELSFSNFIPNNVKSAICDVPPRGMKMAATFIANTTSITQLFRRITGQFGTMFRQRAFLHWYTGEGMDEAEFTEMEKGLADLVEEYDSYKEEGRTKDDVEDDDEE from the coding sequence ATGCGAGAAATAGTAGTGTTTCACCTGGGCCAGTGTGGCAATCGAGTGGCGGAAAATTTCTGGGAATACATTTGTCACGAACACTGTTTAAATACGGAAGGTCAGTTTGAAGGGCAGCACTATCTATCATTGCAGCGTATCAACGTGTACTTTGATGAGTCACCGTGCTGCAACTTCGTCCCACGGTCGATCTTTGCTGATTTGGAACCGAGCACCTTGAATTATCTTCGCTGCAGTCGCTATGGCTCCTTGTTCTCCCCGGAAAGCTTCATCTCTGGGAAAACGAGCGCTGGAAACAATTGGGCCCGTGGTTATCACACTGAAGGGGCTGAACTGCTGGACCAAATTGAGGACTGCACCCGCCGAATGGTGGAAGGGTGTGACTGTCTGCAAGGTTTCCAACTGGTGCACTCGATCGGTGGCGGTACCGGCTCTGGACTGGGAACGCTACTGCTGGAAAACTTGAAGGATCACTTCCCGGGGAAGATCACGAACACGTTCAGCGTTATTCCTTCGCCGAAAGTGTCGGAGGTCGTGGTGGAACCGTACAATTCTGTATTTGCACTCAGCTCAATGATACGTTCGAGCGATGAGACGTTCTGCTTGGATAATGAGGCACTGTACGATATCTGTGTGAATACGCTGCGTCTGCCGGTGCCGGATCTGGACGACTTGAATCATCTGATTGCATCGGCTATGGCCGGTATCACCTGTAGCTTTCGATACCCGGGCCAGCTCAACTCCGACCTGCGGAAGCTGTTGACAAACATGGTGCCCTATCGAAGGTTACATTTCTTCGTGCCCGGTCTTGCTCCGCTTTGTGCTCGCGACTCCGAATGCTACCGACAGACGACGGTGCCGGAGCTGGTGTACCAGCTGTTCAGTACTAACAATCTGATGGCAGCGTGCGACCCTCAGCTTGGGACGTTTTTAACTGCAGCAGCCATCTTTCGGGGCCGATTGTCAACGCGCACGGTTGAGGAGCATATGGGCAGTGTGCGTTTGAAGAACGAACTCTCATTCAGCAACTTCATACCGAACAATGTCAAGTCGGCCATTTGTGATGTGCCTCCGCGTGGCATGAAAATGGCCGCCACTTTTATCGCCAATACGACGTCCATCACGCAACTGTTCCGACGCATAACGGGCCAGTTCGGGACGATGTTTCGACAGCGCGCCTTTCTGCACTGGTACACCGGTGAGGGTATGGATGAGGCTGAGTTTACCGAGATGGAGAAAGGACTGGCTGACCTGGTGGAGGAGTACGACAGCTACAAAGAGGAAGGCAGGACCAAGGATGAtgttgaagatgatgatgaagaataG